A single region of the Brassica rapa cultivar Chiifu-401-42 chromosome A03, CAAS_Brap_v3.01, whole genome shotgun sequence genome encodes:
- the LOC103861873 gene encoding uncharacterized protein LOC103861873: MGRATRWFRGLFGIKHSSCSGSGTISNRIDRSSLAGVSLCDSYETIPPNISEREAAWLRSFYAAGEEEIERRAHAVAVAAATAAAADVAVAAAKAAAAVVRLTGQGKSGPLAVGNGRENRAAMQIQCTFRGYLARKALRALKGVVKIQALVRGFLVRKQAAATLRSMEALVRAQATVKFQRALRRIGNTAPARKSTERFSGSLENRNNGEETAKIVEVDTGIRPGHYRLRVPVLSGSDFLDNPFRRTLSSPLSGRVPPRLSMPKPEWEDCSSKFPTAQSTPRYAGGSPARNVCCSGGGVEAEADAEVDAHQLCFLSGEFHSNFTTDTTSFRGRLRSHSAPRQRPGINAAGSGWRRGVGGYGGVRGQRPSCSGVREAVVGNIERRRAHW; the protein is encoded by the exons ATGGGTCGAGCCACAAGATGGTTCAGGGGTTTATTCGGAATCAAACATTCCTCATGCTCCGGCTCTGGCACCATTTCTAACCGCATTGACCGCTCTTCGCTCGCTGGAGTGTCTCTATGCGACAGCTACGAGACCATACCTCCTAACATTTCCGAGAGAGAAGCTGCGTGGCTAAGGTCGTTCTACGCGGCAGGGGAGGAGGAGATCGAGCGTAGAGCGCATGCAGTTGCGGTTGCTGCTGCCACAGCTGCTGCCGCTGACGTAGCGGTTGCGGCGGCTAAAGCTGCGGCTGCGGTTGTTAGGCTCACGGGTCAAGGGAAGAGTGGTCCGCTAGCTGTTGGAAACGGCCGTGAAAATCGTGCCGCTATGCAGATCCAATGTACCTTTAGAGGCTACTTG GCGAGAAAAGCGTTGAGAGCTTTGAAAGGAGTAGTGAAGATACAAGCTTTAGTGAGAGGTTTTTTGGTAAGGAAGCAAGCGGCGGCCACTCTCCGGAGTATGGAGGCTCTTGTTAGAGCTCAGGCCACTGTTAAGTTTCAGAGAGCACTTCGCCGTATCGGAAACACTGCTCCGGCGAGAAAGTCCACG GAAAGATTCTCTGGATCTTTGGAAAACCGAAACAACGGCGAAGAGACAGCTAAGATAGTAGAGGTAGACACAGGGATCCGACCCGGACACTATAGACTCCGAGTACCCGTTTTATCAGGTTCAGATTTTTTAGACAACCCGTTTAGACGCACGCTCTCTTCACCGCTCTCTGGCCGTGTCCCACCGCGTTTATCAATGCCTAAACCGGAATGGGAGGACTGCAGCAGTAAGTTCCCGACGGCGCAAAGCACACCTCGTTACGCCGGAGGGTCTCCGGCAAGAAACGTGTGCTGCTCTGGCGGAGGAGTAGAAGCTGAAGCTGATGCCGAGGTGGATGCTCACCAGTTGTGCTTCTTGTCGGGAGAGTTTCATTCGAACTTTACGACAGATACAACTTCTTTTAGGGGGAGACTTAGGTCGCATAGCGCGCCGAGACAGAGGCCGGGGATTAATGCGGCCGGAAGCGGATGGAGGAGGGGTGTTGGTGGATATGGCGGTGTTCGGGGGCAGAGACCGTCATGTTCTGGTGTCCGAGAGGCCGTGGTCGGGAATATCGAAAGACGTAGGGCTCATTGGTGA
- the LOC103861874 gene encoding vacuolar protein sorting-associated protein 32 homolog 2, with protein sequence MMNRLFGKPKPETNALQTLDKLNETLEMLEKKEKVLLKKAGQEVEKAKEYTRAKNKRAAIQCLKRKRLYEQQVEQLGNFQLRIHDQMIMLEGAKATTETVDALRSGASAMKAMQKATNIDDVDKTMDEINEQTENMKQIQEALSTPIGAAADFDEDELEAELEELEGAELEEQLLQPTTVLPSVPAGRQQARPIPKRTAEEEELAALQAEMAL encoded by the exons ATGATGAATCGGCTGTTCGGGAAACCAAAGCCGGAGACGAATGCTCTCCAGACATTAGACAAACTTAACGAG ACACTTGAGATGctagagaagaaggagaaggtaCTCTTGAAGAAAGCTGGACAAGAGGTTGAGAAGGCCAAAGAATACACTCGTGCTAAGAACAAACGCG CGGCTATACAGTGTTTGAAAAGGAAGAGGTTATATGAGCAACAAGTCGAACAGCTTGGCAATTTCCAGCTCCGTATACATGATCAg ATGATTATGTTAGAAGGCGCAAAAGCAACAACCGAAACTGTCGATGCTTTGAGGAGTGGAGCTTCTGCAATGAAAGCAATGCAGAAAGCTAC aaaTATCGATGATGTAGACAAGACCATGGATGAGATCAATGAGCAGACAGAGAACATGAAACAGATCCAAGAAGCATTGTCTACTCCAATCGGGGCAGCAGCTGACTTCGACGAG GATGAGCTAGAAGCAGAACTCGAGGAACTAGAAGGTGCAGAGCTTGAAGAGCAGCTTCTTCAGCCGACCACAGTATTGCCTTCAGTTCCTGCAGGGCGTCAACAAGCACGTCCTATACCTAAGAGGACCGCAGAGGAGGAAGAACTTGCTGCATTACAGGCTGAGATGGCCCTCTAA